The following is a genomic window from Mauremys mutica isolate MM-2020 ecotype Southern chromosome 4, ASM2049712v1, whole genome shotgun sequence.
TTTTCAGGATAGGACCACCCTTTAAATGATTGGTTTAGGGCATTTAATTGATTGTTTTCCTGAATTGCTCCAAGATAAATATATCAAAGAAATTCCTGTCTAGTTTATTTTTACTGATATACACTGTATTACTTGAATAATATAAATAATTCTGTTACGGGAATCATCTGACAATAGTAGTATTACTATCTTTTCTGAGTGAGGCGCACCTGAAAGAATATCTTCCACACAAATCTCAGTCATCCTTTTACAACTGAGAATTTAACTCTAAAAGAAAGGACAACAGACCTCTATGGtgaatttgttgtgttttgtatCACAAATAGGCTTTTGTTGAGATATGTTTGGGAAGGATATGAGATGTAGTGGAGAAGTTATTTAAACTAACCAAATTCAGAAAGTGTACTAGATCTCAAAATTTCTGTTTAGTGGTTCCTTGAGATTGGCTTGCTATGTTCAACAGATCTTTCTAAGAGATGAAAATtgcttaaacaaaaatattttacaaatgttTTATAGCTATCCATGCTGCTTAATAAGTAATtttatcttcatttaaaaatattttatacctCAGAAAATACGGAAATGTGGTCATCATTTTCTTTATTTCTACAGGGTAACTTGCAGCTGCTGCAGAGCTGCTTGGCAGTGCTAAATGGAGACACATAAAACACTCTGTCCATCCACTAACAAGGGCTGCCTTCTTCTGGATTTTGTTTTCATGACTTTTAATAGGGATTTACATCTCACTGGAGAAATCAGTTGGCAAAGTATGCATAAATAAGCTCCGCGTCTCTGAAAAAGTGAAGACTCCTGAAAGCAGTTCCAGACTATATGAAGCAACAGCATACTCATTTATGCACATGTATTCACACACACGTTTATTTAATCATCGTATGCTTTCATTGTTCAGAAATCAAATGTCCTGTTTCTTTGTGAAAGTAGCCAATATAATTATGTTCATGTTATGAATAGTATTATGGTATGGCTGCCAATCTTATTTACCTTTGTAAGTAATTTCTGAAGTTGCCCATTTGAATGCATTGTTCAAATGGATTAAATATTGCCATTAGATGTTTGAATATTGTTGTTATAAACCATTGTATGCATTGTCTTAGTTTTTCCATGTCCTGGTATCAAACATCTTAATGATTTTTTCCAAATAATGAACATTTCTTAGAAATTTTGGAGAACTTTATGTACTCTTTATAATTATGATTTAAAAGGAAAAGTAAATGCATTAGTATGTTTGCCTTAACTTGTAGACTAATCCCAATTATTGTAAAATAAACTGTgaaatcagtgattttttttctaaaactaTGCAGTCATTGTATCTATAATAATTTAAATAGGCATTTGTAGCAAATTTGGTTAATTTGATCAGCATTTTCTTCACTCCTCCCCTGAAGCAAATTGTTGAATAGTGTTGGATTGGACTGACCCTGCTTCCTGCTAGACTCTTCCAATAACTCTTCTCACTTAAATTTGAAGGTTTATTAGCTTATCTATCTACTGGTAGCCTCTAGTTCACTTAGACATTGTTTCAGACTTGGTTACAATTCTATAggaaagtaatttttaaaaagagttcaGTTTTTTAgtaggaaagaagaagaagagtgGCAAAAGCATGAGTTTAGACAGCAGGGGAGGCAGTCAAAGAGACAATGTTGCAATTGGCCCCTTCTTGGTTAAACACAAGTAGCTCTGTctcaaaaaaacaaccccaaaaacaACGATTTGGACATGGAGTggcaggaatgagaggagggtcATGTTCCCCTGACCAAAATTTTGGGCTGACTCTTACTGACTTTGgatccttagggtatgtctacactggcagagttacatcgCCACTCAgggagcgctgaagggaaaccgcggatgtgtgttcacactgtcagctgcctgcgcaatagcatgTTCATACTTTCGGCACTTGCATTGGAATTTGAAGCGGTGCACTCTAGGCAGCTATCCTACAgaacatctcttcctcttctgctgctaagagttgtggtATAGACACTTCTGCACAGGTGCTCTGGAATTACACAACAGAACTACAGCTCTGGAAAAAGACTCATGGTTCAAATCACTAACCAaagactcaggccttgtctacactggcaagtttctgcgcagtaaagcagcttccccccaaacctcccaactcctgatcagaaaCAGGAGgcgttgacctggactgtgggttccaccagaggggaaggtctctgtgcTGTTCCCCGACCCACATGGTGAGTCTCTGAGGCGagaaaatccgccaataagcgcaggacccaccaaggtagaggaggaactttgtcacaatacatacAGCCATGAGTTCAATTAATTGAGGTttagattcatagcagagatggtgagctttgtagttgcaaagagttcctttagaattcactccataggttatagtccaatgtccaaatatcatagTCAGGGCGTACCACCGTAACtgagacctcagtcttgcgactcaaatgtcccctgatgaagcttaagcaaatctgagatgacagaatcaggacccaaggatcttttatacaatttcatgtcatctttgacaagttgggagtAATTAGGATGATTTTGAAAGAGGTCCATCGCTGGTACTTAGctatagaattaacataaggcaattttgcttgttcctccaccattcacagattatttgctagacatttcaaagagagatgaatacagtgatatcccgtgtttacaattcatttaaatgctaggacaggggtaggcaacctatggcatgcgagctgattttcagtggcactcacactgcccgggtcctggccaccagtctggggggctctgcattttaatttaattttaaattaagcttcttaaacattttaaaaaccttatttactttacagacaacaatagtttagttatatattatagacttatagaaagagacctaaaaacgttaaaatgtattactggcacgtgaaaccttaaattagagtgaataaatgaagtctcggcacaccacttctgataggttgccaacccctgtgctacgatgttcttttgatctctgaattatcagaatataGCATAGACAGGGACTTGATTATATTGtcgaccctactcatacatatgtaaatacacaaaaacaaacaTCATCTCTCCACATGTCTTTTGAGGATTATtgtgcaggatgtttaaccctttatAGCCATGTGTCTCAGTGGGATACCTCCGGAGGACCGCTGTAATAGACCTGGGTGTAGCCCGagcgcagaaagctgtacgcttctcattggggtgttttttttacagtgctgcaactgcgcagtttgtgtgcactaagtggcttggcagtgtgtacacattGGCAGTTACACCGCagaagctgctttactgcgcagaaacttgccagtgtagacaaggcctgagtcttTGGTTAGTGATTTGAACCATGAGTCTTTTTCCAGAGCTGTGGTTCTGTTTTCCAGAGCACCTGTGCAGAAGTGTCTATACcacaggttctcaaactgtggtccgcaaGCTCCATTCTAAGATGTGTGCAGGCGTGggtccactaattaggtgcctggactctagagaagacgcacatgtaaggggaggtaggtgggagggggcagtagggtgagaagagggggttggAGGACTTTAGGAGGTGCAGAGCTAttagtggccagagaaagaggtgactttccccagctccagggctgcagttgccggggagagacccccgtcgttcccagccccagctcaggggctgctgcgcggcggaggagagagggcacatccatcgcattagaaagttaagactactgatattatttgtagaacaaaaaatgggtttttttatatagcacttttatccaaagcacttggaaagatcattaagtggtccactgagaccttcagcaattttcaagtggtcggggggaggggaagagggggagagggtgttgagaaccactggtctataccTTGTTATCTGCTTCATAACTCCTATTCAATCTTGGAATTGCTGCTTGTGTTGCTTTGTGGACACTTGGCAGCGCAGCAGGGATTTGGATAAATGGGTTTTGTGTTGGAGAGCCAGACAGAAGTGAGTTAATATGCCAATAACTAGATCTCCTACATGGGTTCACACTGATATACCATTTTTGGGTCTCATGACAGAAGTGGTTTCAAACATGAGTAAGATGCACAGTGCAAGCCTCCCTTTACTCCGATGCAGCCATTTACACTGGGGGATTGTACAGATATGTAGCTACACAGGTATAAATTCctgatgtagacaagcccttaaagagGAGCTGATGCTGAAAATGCTGCTTGCATCATGCATTGGATTGTTTAGCTTCCAAGTCTGAAAATCAACATTTCCAGTGACTACACGTGCATATCATTATTTCCAGTTATGTCTATAATAATATGCTATTCATTTTAGGGATCATTTCTTTATGTATTTTGAGGAGCTCATAATCTATAATCAGACTATAGGATAAAGGAATACGAAACATATACtgttaaaaaaaaggaaatagatAAAATAGGACCTCTAAACTTCCTACAGCAACAGCAGTGTTTGTTCCATTCCTGTAGTTAATCCGTTCCTCCAAGAGGTGGTTGGTAGGTCAGTTGAGATGGAAGAATTCTGCCCCTTACAGTGGGTTACATCGGCCTAACTCCAGCAGTCAGAGAGTGAAGTTTTTCACAGCGCTGAGGGAGTTAGGGAGGAGGGGGATGTTGCACCATTGTAAAGAGCAGTTTATGGCACAGGGCTTGCACCTGCCccgacagggtgaccagatgtcccggttttatagggacaggtcCGATTTTtggtctctttcttatataggcacctattagcCCCCGTccggatttttcacatttgctgtctggtcaccctccccctccccccgggcattAGCCACTATCAGTGCCTGGCTCTCCCGTGCTGGTGCGCTTGGGATAAAGGCAGGCGGAGGTGGGCGGCTTCCTTGATCCAGCCCCAGGAAGGAGCTCGGTGGCCTGTTGGGCGCGGTCGCAGCTCTCGCAGGGGCCTAGCAAAGCCGGGCCGGGGCGCGGGAGCGGAAGCGGGCGGCGGAGCAGGTTTCCGGGCGGACCGGGCCTGGGGACCGAGTTCGCCGCTGCACcgagcggagcggagcggggcgGCCGCAGCAGCGAGGGAGCCGGTTGGGTGTCGCCATGAGCCGCCTGCGGGAGGACGAGGATCCCTACGTGATCGAGGAGCCGAGCGATGAGGAGCCGGGGCAGAGCAGGTACCGCGCGACccgcggaggggagggggctgacaGGGTCCCCGGCAGAGCCTGACTGGGCCTGGCGTCCCCAGGACTGACGCGGGCAGAGACGCGCCAGTGCCCGGGCGGGACTCCGGGGGGTCACGCGGAGACCCCGcttctttcctctcctcttccaATAAAGTTCCATACTGCGGCCTGCAGGGGCTAGCAATGACTCCCGCTCCCGCACACCCAGCGCAGAGTAGCTCCCGCGCTAGGAACCGGAACGTACGGACAAGAGTCCCACCTGAATGAGCATAACACGTGATGTAACAAATGCGGCGGAAAGCTCGTTTACAGCTCTGCAGAAACACCTGCTTACGACGCTTTACCTTTTTCAATCTCCGATCTGATCCCTCCATCATTTCTTGCCGCTGTAAAAATTTGAATGGATAATAAATCCTTAAAACCCATAGTTTTGCACAACTGAGAATGTCTCcattgaaaaatgtttaaaagtacATATCAGTATTAGCTGTtgaaattatttcttttaaaaatagaattccCCCAGGCTTATCTATATTCCCATTTCAGTTTCTAGTcctactttgttttattttcattgtttgtTTTGGGTTATTGAAGTACCTTGTAACACCCTGAAAACTAAATGTTTATTGGCATTGTGATTGCATCAGTGTAAGTAACCATACATGGTTCCTTGCAAGAGCACTACAGGAACATATCTTACATTCTCATAAAGACTTCTTAAAAATGGTCTTGTGCACTGTTGACTCCTCGATTCCCACACTGTGTCACCACACATAAAAGTTTCTTATTGCACCGCTGCTGTGCATTGCCAAGAAATGAACCACAAGGAGCATATACTGGAAGGGAGGCAGGCTGTAATTTATGGTGAACAGTATACGATTTCACTCAAATGCAATTTCCCTCTTTAAAGGAAATAATTTTCTAGGACTTTTTTCAAAGCTTGCTGCTGTGTTTTTTTAACTTACAATCAATAGTTTTTTgtttaaactgaaatatttaAGATGCCAGTCCTGCAATTGACAACACATAGGTAGATTGTTGTGCTTATCCACAGACTCACTGACTTCACTGTCAATTGCAGGATTGTGGCCTTACTATATAGGCCAAAATGCAGCAGTAGTCCAACTAAAATGGTAAAATATGTCCAGTCATTAGAcagataagttgttccaatacTTCAGAACAATTCAAAAGAGATTTTTATTGCATCAGTAGAAAGGTTGATATTTTAAACCAATAATAATGGATTTTAATACTTTAAATATCCTATAGCTCAGAAGATGAAGTGGATGTGCTTTTATATGGCACTCCCGATCAGAAGCGCAAACTGATAAGGGAGTGCCTTACTGGAGAAAGTGAATCTTCAAGTGAAGATGAGTTCCAAAAGGAAATGGAGGCAGAACTAAACTGCACCATGAAAACTATGGAGGGCAAGTGGAAGTCACTAGAAACAGGTAAATATATCTGTTTTAGTATCTGCTCTTCTATACAATAGTCAATTATAGGGTGGCTAAGTTAATGCATTATTTGACCCTTCAGTTTGGTGTGTTCACTGATTATGGTGTGTTCACTGATAATCATAGCTGGATATCtgtgctaaaatgatcagcaattaAATAGTTCACCTAGCCATTTACATTTAAATTGCTATCAATCTCCCAGTGCTCATTTAGATGAATGAGGTATTTTACACTTTCCAggatttttcttcctttcttggtCCTGAAAGAGCAGAAGCTCAGCATTTAGTGGCTTGCCTTCCTTGGTCCACTGCTCCTTTTTAGGGGGTCTCCAGTCCTGTTCTTgtacatggggggctggggctgtggctgTACTTCTCCCCCTGCCTCCAGTGGCTCCCTGATGTTGCCAGGATTTGGATCACCCGCTCATAGAAGGGACAACAGGCAGCAGATTCCCTCCATCTTCTGCAGATCATCTTGAGAGCTATCAGCCGCCACTTCTGACATATGGGACTTAGCCCCTATGATATGGGGCTCTAGGAAGTGGTCACCTACTGGCAATAGAGAGGaaagaagtaaaaataaaatactactTATGTTACAAAGTGAAAAAGAAATTGCTTACTGCCCAGGAGCCCCCAGAGCTAGAAGAGTTTAATTGGAGAATAGAGCTACACTAAAGGGTTTTTCTAGAGTAGAGTTTGAGATTGTTTTAACTTGAGTGAATTGATTGCTGATTAAATTGTGTTAACTAACAGAATTGCAAATGCTAATCTGGACATGGTACAAATATTTGTTCCAAGACACACACATCTGTGGTTTACCATGGCTGTCACAGAATAAATGTTTCTAGTCTTTGACTAGCATTTTAGATAACACAGCCACTTTTTAAGCTTAGTGGTGCTGGTCTAACCGTAGTAGCTTTGAGCAATCTTCACACTACTTTTGTAGGCTTTaaagctttgctttctctctgagcaCTTGTAATGTTCGGAAGACTTCTTAAGTGAAAATCAAGTGGTTTTTTAAGGCATCTAAAGCAGCTACAAGGATTCCcttctcaggccttggctacactggtgctttacagcgctgcaactttctcgctcaggggtgtgaaaaaacacccccctgagcgcagcaagttacagcgctgtaaagcgccagtgtaaacagtgccgctcccagcgctgtaagctaatcccccactcgcacttcaaagcgctgccgcgggagcgctcgtgtagccataccctcagaagGAAAGGAATGGTGTTTGATGTGTTGAACTTGGTAAACCTAAGTCCCTAGGTGTACCACAATTTTAAAGCGCTAGTGTTGGATAATGTATCATTATATAGCAAACAGCGTGCAGTTCCATTTTGTGCTTTTATAAGGAAAATGGTGATGGTAGGAGAAGTATATTTGAATGTAatcaattagagtgaataacaTACACTTCAAACAGTGTCATTATTTTCTCAAAAAGCTATCAGATTGAAACTAGTTACAATCAAAATGTGTTAACAggcaaaaaaaagattttaaacctTAGCCTCTTGACAGAACACCGAttaaaaaatacacctctaccccgatataacgtgactcgatataacatgaattcagatataacgcggtaaagcactgctccggggagaggggggctgtgcactccggtggatcaaagcaagttcaacataacgcggtttcacctataatgcggtaagattttttggctcccaaggacagcgttatattggggtagaggagTATTTCGAAAGCTAGTCTGTGAACTGGGAGTATAATTACCTCTCTCACTGCAGGACTAAAAGCTGCTTCTGAATAGCCAAAACTGTCCATCCCCAGAGTGTTTCCCTCAGATATTTCTGTTCTTTTTGATTCAGAGTGACATAATAGCCAGGGGGATTAGTTTCTTACTCTTGAGGAGACCATGTGTTTCTTTGTTCCTGTTACAAAATGCATAGTGAGGTTTTCTTAATTATCTTCCCAAGTCACCTATTAAAAGGTCTATTTTAAACAGGATCTTTGATTTGCAGACATTTCAGCAAGATAAATCTTGTTTTTCCAGTTAACTGGACAGATGTGAACCTGTGCATAGTTTCCAGTTAATAATCTTTGTATTACCAAAGAGGCCATGTAACACTTTCCTAGGTAGAGTTCCATAATTTGCAAATGATAGCTCACCCCAGACTATACTCTGACCATCCTTTTGAGCTGACATTATGTCCATTAGTTGCTTTATGATTGGTATATCTGTGCCTAGAGAAGATGATGTAGGTGCATTTTATaaattaggccccaatcctgcaaagacttcagTGTGTGTACCTTTATGCAGTGTGAAGAGTCCCCCATCGAAGCCAGTGCATGGAGCACAGTATGATCAGTTTAATGTTTAGGAGATTTAATAGCATTTACATAACACTTTATTTTTGAGATAAAGTTAGACACATCAGCTAGTGAGTTACTGGTATAAACTGATATGTCTCAATTTAGACAGGTTCTCAACTAAAGTGTTATGTAAGTGCTATTAAATTTCCTAAATATTAAACTAACCATATCATCATCCatgcattgatttcactgggactactcacagggtaaagttacacatgtgcataAGAATGGGATCCCAGTTGCTTTTTCAAACAGTTACAGGGAATGTGCCTTTGGTGATCCCTCTTCTTGAATTCACTCTTAGAGATATAGTCTGTTTCTGTATATTGGACTCATGATGGCTAATTCTGGTGCTTTCTTATTTTGTTTGGTTATAATTTCATAAATAGGTACTTCCTCAAGTACTGGACAAGCTGGAACAGTCACCACTACAAAGTACTATGACGACATTTATTTTGACTCTGATTCGGAGGATGAAGATAAAGTAGGTAAATGACTGAGGAAAGAGTTGGCCACCTCTATAGCAATATACCCTGCTCCAGACCTTGAAGAGTTCCTCTCTAGAGTCTGGGACTGTGACTGGAGAGAGTCTGGAGGGCAGGTGGTTTGGTTGGGGGCATGTATGTCATCTCACACCACCACCAAAATTCTGAAAAAGAGAGAATTTAGATAGCCTGGTGCTGCATTAATCCTTCTGTGGCAGTGTTCAGCAGAAGAGAGTGATCCAAGTCTTTGTTTTAATGGGGATTTTTAGTGATTGTAGCACAGCAAAAATGAAGTAGAAACTGTTGCTTTGGTTAATTAGTTAAATAGATCATTGGTTCTCAGTGGCGGGgcctcaagcaggtttcagggggtccaccaaaataaaccagagaggggccagcgttagactcactgggccccagggcagaaagctaaaGCCAAAGCCTAAGAACTTAGCTTCGCGGGGGCCCTGGGCAACTGCCCTGCGTGCTGTTCCTAATGCCGgcggcttttaatctactggatttGCAGAAAAaattattgtggcacaggtgggccatggaatttttatagcatgtggggggggctcagaaagaaaaaggttgtggACCCCTGAAATAGATATTAGTTTTCTGTTCAATGGATCATGTTATTTGAGAGATTCAACTATGTTCGCCCAAACCTCTCAGGTACACAGGTGGCCAGGAAAAAAAGGAGACATCAGCAGCGCCGGATTCCTACTAACGATGAGCTACTCTATGATCCAGAAGAAGATGATCGAGACCAAGAGTGGGTGGACTCTCAGAGACGAAGGTAAGCAGCTGTAAACATTTTAACCCCTGAAAATATTGTTGAATATGCCGAGTAACTTAACAGACTGTGCTGTAAAGGCAGTATGTCTAAAAGTTGTTTTGTTGATTCAGAGCTTCATTTGAAACTAGCGTGAATGCATTTTTGTTTTTGACAGGCTTGGAATTTAGTGAGGCAGAAAAAGTGTGTTTGGATAAAATGGAAAGAGCCTGGAGCTTCTTTTCTGTGGGATTTTGGGGGGGTGTATGAAGTAAAAATCCCTTGGACTGCAGGAAAACTAGATTCTGCAGCTTAACAAGAACTGATGAAAGCAGAATTAAATGGCTTTTGGTGATTACACCTAGAAAAAATGCACCCTACTTCACGCAGAGCAAAGGATCATGATACAGAAATCCACACTCAGTTAAGAATCAAACTCCTGAGCAAATTAAAAACCCATTCATaccaataaaatataaaaatgaggGTGAGACACAAACGTTGgcactttatttttttccagcaaTTTGAATCTGTGTACTTTGGACTGGGAGAGCAGGGTTCCCGGAGGTATCAAACATTTGCTGTCTGGGGTttttggttgtaaatacagctttAAGGTTCAGTCTATATGCCTAACCTGCAGAGATGGATATTTTCACCTGTTTGTTTACTTCTTGGTAGGTACCAAAATATAAGAAgaactcagcagcagcagttcaaacCTCCAGCCATTCCAAACAGTGATGCTGTTTTGAACTGCCCTGCTTGCATGACTACATTGTGCTTTGATTGTCAGAGGTAATTACTGAATCATAAACATGAAGTGATCTTTCTGTAATGTCTTATTTTCAGCTGCAGTGAAATATGTAATTTACACTTATTAGTTTTAAACTGAGCAGATGTGTCATTATGGAAGTAAAGGTGTGGATTCAACACATGCACGCAATTATATTTCACTTTGGCTCAGCAGTAGCAAATCTAGGATTTTTCTGTAGAGAGGTCGGGGTGGGACCAGTATGGAAATAAGCAATATGTAGAAGAGTGTTTTGCAGATTCACTGAATATTTATGAGACAGTGATTTGCACTATATCTAATGCTTTTCAGAAGCGTTAACCTTAAAGATCCTGTATATTTTGCAAACCAGTCAGTCAGCTGTATTTTCAGTCAATTTGTTAGCGGCTTGGCTCAGCCTCTTAATGAATAAATGATCAAATACTCAAATCATACTCAGTTTTGTGGTACATTGATAGTTTTTCAGCTAAGCAAGAGTTTGAGTATGGGGGGAGTGGTAGTCACAGGCAGATTAGCAAATATCCCTAGCTATATGTTGATATTATGAAAGAATATTGGGTCACAGTGAACTAGTATTCCAGAGTGTATGCAGGACATTGAGATGAAGGTACTGGGTTCATATATAGTAGTAAATGTTTGACTGAGTTGCAGGAAAATGCCTCTGCTCTTGCCCAAAACAATTTCCTAGAGTGTTCAAATGATTTTTAACTCAGTCTGGACTTCACTATCCTAAGCATTATAATGATCTTTGATGCCTAGTCTTACGTTCTTGACACTAGGAATTAATTTTCTTAATATTGTAACTGCGTTGGTACCTACCTTGTCCCAGATTTTGAAGAGAGAAATCTTAACAAAAACACAAATTTGAGAGGGGGGAAAATTTAACACCTTCCTCTCTGAACCCGTGGCTGCCATCTGCTACACTTTGTACTTCTCACTTGGTCTTCTTTAGCTTTCCGGGCTCTGTGCTGCATACAAAAGTTGCACACTCTTCTTGAGATGTAGATTTTAAAGACTGTATAATGATGCTCACAAAGGCCCAGTCCTGAGAAATGTTGAGCTCTCTTAT
Proteins encoded in this region:
- the LOC123368961 gene encoding E2F-associated phosphoprotein, giving the protein MSRLREDEDPYVIEEPSDEEPGQSSSEDEVDVLLYGTPDQKRKLIRECLTGESESSSEDEFQKEMEAELNCTMKTMEGKWKSLETGTSSSTGQAGTVTTTKYYDDIYFDSDSEDEDKVGTQVARKKRRHQQRRIPTNDELLYDPEEDDRDQEWVDSQRRRYQNIRRTQQQQFKPPAIPNSDAVLNCPACMTTLCFDCQRHESYKTQYRAMFVMNCSVNKEEVLKYKGPVNKKIKKGHKKMKHSNEIITVQANQEEEEVYHPVKCTECSTEVAVLDKDEVFHFFNVLASHC